Proteins encoded by one window of Dryocola sp. LX212:
- the tusC gene encoding sulfurtransferase complex subunit TusC gives MKRVAFVFTSAPHGSSAGREGLDALLATSALSEDIGVFFIGDGVFQILPDQQPGKILSRDYIATFRVLPLYDIEQCYLCVESARERGVAENSAWVVDVEVLAADALREKLHQFDVLLTF, from the coding sequence ATGAAACGAGTGGCCTTTGTATTTACCTCGGCGCCGCACGGCAGTTCCGCTGGGCGGGAAGGGTTGGATGCCTTACTTGCCACCTCGGCACTGTCGGAAGATATTGGCGTGTTTTTTATCGGCGACGGCGTATTTCAGATTTTACCTGACCAGCAGCCTGGAAAAATTCTTTCACGCGATTACATCGCTACGTTCCGGGTATTGCCTCTATACGATATTGAGCAATGCTATCTGTGTGTAGAGTCCGCTCGTGAGCGCGGTGTGGCCGAAAACAGTGCGTGGGTGGTTGACGTTGAGGTACTCGCAGCGGATGCGCTGCGGGAGAAACTGCATCAATTTGACGTACTATTAACTTTCTGA
- the tusB gene encoding sulfurtransferase complex subunit TusB: MLHILSCSPFAIDINMLLRYLSTGDELLLIQDGVTAAVEGCRQLELLLAAPISLYALHEDLEARGLTAQISTKIDAVSYNDFVRMTVKHERQITW, encoded by the coding sequence ATGCTGCATATTCTGTCCTGCTCGCCTTTTGCAATTGATATCAACATGCTGCTGCGCTATCTCAGTACAGGAGACGAGCTCCTGCTCATTCAGGACGGCGTGACAGCGGCCGTAGAAGGCTGCCGTCAGCTTGAATTGCTGCTCGCTGCCCCCATATCACTTTACGCGCTGCATGAAGATCTTGAAGCTCGCGGCCTGACTGCTCAAATTTCAACCAAAATCGACGCGGTAAGCTATAATGACTTCGTCAGAATGACGGTTAAACACGAACGGCAGATCACCTGGTAG
- the rpsL gene encoding 30S ribosomal protein S12: MATVNQLVRKPRARKVAKSNVPALEACPQKRGVCTRVYTTTPKKPNSALRKVCRVRLTNGFEVTSYIGGEGHNLQEHSVILIRGGRVKDLPGVRYHTVRGALDCSGVKDRKQSRSKYGVKRPKA; this comes from the coding sequence ATGGCAACAGTTAACCAGCTGGTTCGCAAACCACGCGCACGCAAAGTTGCAAAAAGCAACGTGCCTGCGCTGGAAGCCTGCCCGCAAAAACGTGGCGTATGTACTCGTGTATATACTACCACTCCTAAAAAACCGAACTCCGCACTGCGTAAAGTTTGCCGTGTTCGTCTGACTAACGGTTTTGAAGTTACCTCCTACATCGGCGGTGAAGGTCACAACCTGCAGGAGCACTCCGTGATCCTGATCCGTGGTGGTCGTGTAAAAGACTTGCCAGGTGTTCGTTACCACACCGTTCGTGGTGCACTTGACTGCTCCGGCGTTAAAGACCGTAAGCAATCTCGTTCTAAGTACGGCGTGAAGCGTCCTAAGGCTTAA